In the Mauremys mutica isolate MM-2020 ecotype Southern chromosome 13, ASM2049712v1, whole genome shotgun sequence genome, one interval contains:
- the LOC123348780 gene encoding ribonuclease-like — translation MAMKAPRPALLPLLCLAASCLALSTADAQYDKFLKRHLDVPKSWAENDQQYCTTMMGRRSIRCQGKNTFVHASKAQLRAVCSSGTSHGQDTRDSLGTFQLTVCTRQPKGLCLYRGSSTTARIRLVCRNGLPVQYLRRI, via the coding sequence ATGGCCATGAAGGCACCACGCCCAGCTcttctgcccctgctctgcctggcagcctcctgccTGGCACTCTCAACAGCCGACGCCCAGTACGATAAATTCCTGAAGCGGCATCTCGACGTCCCCAAGTCATGGGCTGAGAACGACCAGCAGTACTGCACCACCATGATGGGGAGGCGGAGCATCCGCTGCCAGGGCAAGAACACCTTCGTCCACGCCAGCAAAGCCCAGCTCAGAGCCGTCTGCAGCTCGGGGACAAGCCATGGGCAAGACACCCGCGACAGCCTGGGCACCTTCCAGCTGACTGTCTGCACCCGCCAGCCCAAGGGCCTGTGCCTCTACCGGGGCAGCTCCACCACGGCCCGTATCCGCCTGGTCTGCCGCAACGGGTTGCCCGTCCAATACTTGAGGCGTATctaa